A window from Canis aureus isolate CA01 chromosome 23, VMU_Caureus_v.1.0, whole genome shotgun sequence encodes these proteins:
- the CHRNA10 gene encoding neuronal acetylcholine receptor subunit alpha-10 has product MGPRSHRLSLGFSVSSLGLLFLFSPLPGCLGAEGRLAHKLFRDLFANYTSALRPVADTDQALNVTLEVTLSQIIDMDERNQVLTLYLWIRQEWTDAYLRWDPDAYGGLDAIRIPSSLVWRPDIVLYNKADAQPPASASTNVVLRHDGAVRWDAPAITRSSCRVDVSAFPFDAQRCGLTFGSWTHGGHQLDVRPRGAAAGLADFVENVEWRVLGMPARRRVLTYGCCSEPYPDVTFTLLLRRRAAAYVCNLLLPCVLISLLAPLAFHLPADSGEKVSLGVTVLLALTVFQLLLAESMPPAESVPLIGKYYMATMTMVTFSTALTILIMNLHYCGPSARPVPAWARTLLLGRLARGLCVRERGEPCGQARPPESPPSPRPPDGGARPPAVPCREPRCLCRQEALLHHVATIANAFHSHRAAQRRHEDWKRLARVMDRFFLGIFFSMALVMSLLVLVQAL; this is encoded by the exons ATGGGGCCCAGGAGCCACCGCCTCAGCCTCGGCTTCTCTGTCTCCAGCCTGGGCCTTCTGTTTCTGttctcaccacttccag GGTGCTTGGGAGCCGAGGGCAGGCTGGCTCACAAGCTGTTCCGTGACCTCTTCGCCAACTACACAAGTGCTCTGAGACCTGTGGCGGACACAGACCAGGCTCTGAACGTGACCCTGGAGGTGACATTGTCCCAGATCATTGACATG GATGAGCGGAACCAGGTGCTGACCCTGTACCTGTGGATCCGACAGGAGTGGACAGATGCCTACCTACGATGGGACCCTGATGCCTATGGTGGCCTGGATGCTATCCGCATCCCCAGCAGTCTCGTGTGGCGACCAGACATCGTACTCTATAACAA GGCGGACGCCCAGCCGCCGGCCTCCGCCAGCACCAACGTGGTTCTGCGGCACGACGGCGCCGTGCGCTGGGACGCGCCGGCCATCACGCGCAGCTCGTGCCGCGTGGACGTGTCCGCCTTCCCGTTCGACGCGCAGCGCTGCGGCCTGACGTTCGGCTCCTGGACGCACGGGGGGCACCAGCTGGACGTGCGGCCGCGCGGCGCCGCCGCCGGCCTGGCCGACTTCGTGGAGAACGTGGAGTGGCGCGTGCTGGGCATGCCGGCGCGGCGGCGCGTGCTCACCTACGGCTGCTGCTCCGAGCCCTACCCCGACGTGACCTTCACGCTGCTGCtgcgccgccgcgccgccgcctaCGTGTGCAACCTGCTGCTGCCCTGCGTGCTCATCTCGCTGCTCGCGCCGCTCGCCTTCCACCTGCCCGCAGACTCGGGCGAGAAGGTGTCGCTGGGCGTCACGGTGCTGCTGGCGCTCACCGTCTTCCAGCTGCTGCTGGCAGAGAGCATGCCGCCGGCGGAGAGCGTGCCGCTCATCG GGAAGTACTACATGGCCACCATGACCATGGTCACATTCTCCACGGCACTCACCATCCTTATCATGAACCTGCATTACTGTGGTCCCAGCGCCCGACCAGTGCCAGCCTGGGCCCGGACCCTCCTGCTTGGACGCCTGGCACGGGGCTTGTGCGTGCGGGAACGAGGGGAGCCCTGTGGGCAGGCTAGACCACCGGAATCACCCCCCAGTCCCCGACCTCCTGACGGAGGGGCTCGCCCTCCAGCAGTTCCTTGCCGTGAGCCCCGGTGTCTGTGCCGGCAGGAAGCCCTGCTGCACCACGTGGCTACCATTGCTAACGCCTTCCACAGCCACCGGGCTGCGCAGCGCCGCCATGAGGACTGGAAGCGGCTGGCCCGTGTGATGGATCGCTTCTTCCTGGGCATCTTCTTCTCCATGGCCCTGGTCATGAGCCTCCTGGTGCTAGTGCAGGCCCTGTGA
- the ART1 gene encoding GPI-linked NAD(P)(+)--arginine ADP-ribosyltransferase 1, which produces MQTPPLMSLLLVSVGLMEALQAQGHPITRRDLFAQEMPLDMAPASFDDQYAGCAAAMTAALPDLNQTEFQANKVYADSWALASSQWRHRQAWGPEWGPRPTRLPARPPGFRDEHGVALLAYTAHSPLHKEFNAAVREAGRSRAHYLNHFSFKTLHFLLTEALQLLGRGQRSPQCHQVFRGVHGLRFRPAGPGATVRLGGFASASLQNVAAQQFGEDTFFGIWTCLGAPIKGYSFFPGEEEVLIPPFETFQVINASRPAQGPTRIYLRALGKRSTYNCEYIKDKQCKSRPCRLDNSAMGQGPPSAVWSLLLPLWFLAWGTFP; this is translated from the exons ATGCAGACTCCTCCCCTGATGTCTCTGCTGCTTGTGTCTGTGGGCCTCATGGAAGCCCTTCAG GCCCAGGGCCACCCCATCACCCGTCGAGACCTGTTCGCTCAGGAAATgcccctggacatggccccagcCTCCTTCGATGACCAGTACGCTGGCTGCGCGGCAGCCATGACGGCCGCTCTCCCCGACCTCAACCAAACGGAGTTCCAGGCCAACAAGGTGTACGCCGACAGCTGGGCGCTGGCAAGCAGCCAGTGGCGGCACCGCCAGGCCTGGGGCCCGGAGTGGGGCCCGAGGCCCACCCGGCTGCCCGCACGGCCCCCCGGCTTCCGCGACGAGCACGGGGTGGCCCTCCTGGCCTACACAGCCCACAGCCCCCTGCACAAGGAGTTCAACGCGGCCGTGCGCGAGGCGGGCCGCTCCAGAGCCCACTACCTCAACCACTTCTCCTTCAAGACACTCCATTTCCTGCTGACGGAGGCCCTACAGCTGCTGGGCAGGGGCCAGCGTTCACCCCAGTGCCACCAGGTGTTCCGAGGGGTGCATGGCCTGCGCTTCCGGCCAGCCGGACCCGGGGCCACCGTAAGGCTGGGGGGGTTTGCATCTGCATCCCTGCAGAACGTCGCAGCCCAGCAGTTTGGGGAGGATACCTTCTTCGGCATCTGGACTTGCCTTGGGGCACCTATCAAGGGCTATTCCTTCTTccccggggaggaggaggtgcTGATCCCCCCCTTCGAGACCTTCCAGGTGATCAATGCCAGTAGACCAGCCCAGGGCCCCACCCGCATCTACCTCCGGGCCCTGGGCAAGCGCAGCACGTACAACTGTGAATACATTAAAG ACAAGCAGTGTAAGTCTAGGCCCTGCCGTCTGGATAACTCAG CCATGGGTCAAGGCCCCCCTTCTGCAGTCTGGTCCCTCCTACTGCCGCTCTGGTTTCTTGCCTGGGGAACCTTTCCATAG